A single region of the Halopiger xanaduensis SH-6 genome encodes:
- a CDS encoding molybdopterin synthase: MHVLGILDRGADGGTLERVVDRVVDQLSARGRVGVVRYDATIADGTRAARETAIGGDVTYDLGADGDWTATGTGLSVQGALDSLASDCEYAVVVGVSDLRYPALVVGDESDDSEAESVPETAGDVIATVGSPADVSDDLVGDLEAAEPHRTLESIVADVKRSPKADRSGAIATFTGRVRAKDAADDARTQYLEFEKYEGVADERMAAIESELEERNGVLEVELYHRTGVVEDGEDIVYVVVLAGHREEAFRTVEDGINRLKDEVPLFKKEVTVEDEFWVHDRS, translated from the coding sequence ATGCACGTACTCGGCATTCTCGACCGCGGGGCGGACGGCGGCACCCTCGAGCGGGTCGTCGACCGAGTGGTCGATCAGCTCTCCGCGCGGGGGCGAGTCGGCGTCGTCAGATACGACGCAACGATCGCCGACGGCACCCGCGCCGCGCGAGAGACGGCGATCGGCGGCGACGTCACCTACGACCTCGGCGCCGACGGCGACTGGACGGCGACCGGAACGGGGCTGTCAGTACAGGGCGCGCTCGACAGCCTGGCGAGCGACTGCGAGTACGCCGTCGTCGTCGGCGTCTCGGACCTGCGGTATCCGGCGCTGGTCGTCGGCGACGAGTCGGACGACTCCGAAGCCGAATCCGTACCCGAAACCGCGGGCGACGTCATCGCAACCGTCGGCTCGCCTGCCGACGTCAGCGACGACCTCGTCGGCGATCTCGAGGCCGCCGAACCCCACCGGACCCTCGAGTCGATCGTCGCCGACGTAAAGCGGTCTCCGAAGGCGGATCGGTCGGGCGCGATCGCCACCTTCACCGGCCGCGTCCGCGCGAAAGACGCCGCGGACGACGCGCGCACCCAGTACCTCGAGTTCGAGAAGTACGAGGGCGTGGCCGACGAGCGGATGGCCGCCATCGAATCGGAACTCGAGGAGCGCAACGGCGTGCTCGAGGTCGAACTCTACCACCGAACGGGCGTCGTCGAGGACGGCGAGGATATCGTCTACGTCGTCGTGCTCGCAGGCCACCGCGAGGAGGCATTCCGGACCGTCGAAGACGGGATCAACCGACTGAAAGACGAGGTCCCACTGTTCAAGAAAGAGGTCACGGTCGAGGACGAATTTTGGGTGCACGACCGATCCTGA
- a CDS encoding DNA-binding protein: protein MSERPDDDRLEELREQKMEELQERAESQQGGEAQEAAQQQAEAQKKAVLRKHLTDDARKRLNTVKMSKPQFGEQVERQVITLARSGRIQGKIDDDKMKQLLKELKPDSKSFDIQRR, encoded by the coding sequence ATGAGCGAACGCCCAGACGACGACCGACTCGAGGAACTGCGAGAGCAGAAGATGGAGGAGCTGCAGGAGCGGGCCGAATCGCAACAGGGCGGAGAGGCCCAGGAGGCCGCCCAGCAGCAGGCCGAAGCCCAGAAGAAGGCGGTGCTGCGCAAGCATCTGACCGACGACGCCCGCAAGCGGCTCAACACGGTCAAGATGAGCAAGCCGCAGTTCGGCGAGCAGGTCGAGCGACAGGTCATCACGCTGGCCCGCAGCGGCCGCATTCAGGGGAAGATCGACGACGACAAGATGAAACAGCTGCTGAAGGAGCTGAAACCCGACTCCAAGAGCTTCGACATCCAGCGACGCTGA
- a CDS encoding alpha hydrolase — protein MELGLLYSAGKDSTLAALLLEEFYDVTLVTGHFGISDDWQHARETADALGFEFERLELDPDVAREAVDVMLEDGFPRNGIQRVHEHALERLAAEESGFDAVADGTRRDDRVPTISRAQAQSLEDRHGVDYISPLAGFGRGAVDRLVDANLAVTVGPSEEISRADYEAELRTLIAEREGPAAVGDVFPDHEQTYVTDVRR, from the coding sequence ATGGAACTCGGACTGCTCTACAGCGCGGGCAAGGACTCGACGCTCGCGGCGCTTCTCCTCGAGGAGTTTTACGACGTCACCCTCGTGACGGGCCACTTCGGCATCAGCGACGACTGGCAACACGCCCGCGAGACCGCCGACGCGCTCGGCTTCGAGTTCGAGCGGCTCGAGCTCGATCCGGACGTCGCCCGCGAGGCCGTCGACGTCATGCTCGAGGACGGCTTCCCACGAAACGGGATCCAGCGCGTCCACGAACACGCGCTCGAGCGACTCGCCGCCGAGGAGTCAGGGTTCGACGCGGTCGCCGACGGCACCCGCCGGGACGACCGCGTGCCGACGATCTCGCGCGCGCAGGCCCAGAGCCTGGAGGATCGCCACGGCGTGGACTACATTTCTCCGCTGGCGGGGTTCGGCCGCGGCGCCGTCGACCGACTCGTCGACGCGAATCTGGCGGTGACGGTCGGCCCGAGCGAGGAGATCAGCCGGGCAGACTACGAGGCCGAACTGCGGACGCTGATCGCCGAACGGGAGGGTCCCGCCGCGGTCGGCGACGTCTTCCCGGATCACGAACAGACGTACGTGACCGACGTCAGGCGGTAA
- the lysS gene encoding lysine--tRNA ligase, translating to MSADDPDSDSGADADLETAVPDEYSPYTLQQADGDDARHAFWADVVADRVEAQEPDEPIVIKGGISPSGVPHLGNVNEIMRGFYVAEVLRERGYEVRQVFTADDRDPLRKLPRTLCDLEGNLVDLGEVDAGALGRNLGSPYTDIPDPFGCCDSYGDHFSTIIQDSADALDVPIDLVSNTELYENGDLEDVTRFVLEHQDRARDVLSKYQDKVDEAYVPFNPICEECGKITETVTSVDLEGDTPTVEYECTDMDAGDQTIDGCGHEGTATLREGKLPWRFEWPAQWQELGVDFEPFGKDHAEGSWPSGQDVARNVLEIEPPVPMVYEWFTLEGEPFSSSEGNVILVSDVLELLEPEVLRYFFAKDPTKARDFSIERLDQLVDEFDRLEAIYFDEIEADEDERAFAERVYPLLVDEPREERIRLPYTFAAVLGMFDDPDLREEVARKEGHIPDDAPEWAVEGALARVERARNWARRTGNEFDYELKRSEIPDHDFDADTEEALEELADFIEAGHDPEEIQGEIYETAKRHDVDIGDFFGAGYRLFFDEDQGPKLGPFLAKLDREFVVARLRRER from the coding sequence ATGAGCGCGGACGACCCAGATTCCGACTCCGGCGCCGATGCCGACCTCGAGACGGCCGTCCCCGACGAGTACAGCCCGTACACCCTCCAGCAAGCGGACGGCGACGACGCGCGCCACGCCTTCTGGGCGGACGTCGTCGCGGACCGCGTCGAGGCTCAGGAGCCGGACGAACCGATCGTCATCAAGGGCGGCATCTCGCCGTCGGGCGTGCCCCACTTGGGCAACGTCAACGAGATCATGCGCGGGTTCTACGTCGCCGAAGTCCTCCGCGAGCGCGGCTACGAGGTTCGGCAGGTCTTCACCGCCGACGACCGCGACCCGCTCCGAAAGCTCCCGCGGACCCTCTGTGACCTCGAGGGCAACCTCGTCGATCTCGGCGAGGTCGACGCCGGTGCGCTCGGGCGTAACCTGGGCTCGCCCTACACCGACATCCCGGATCCGTTCGGCTGCTGTGACTCCTACGGCGACCACTTCTCGACCATTATTCAGGACAGCGCCGACGCGCTGGACGTCCCGATCGACCTCGTCTCGAACACCGAACTGTACGAGAACGGTGACTTAGAGGACGTCACGCGGTTCGTCCTCGAGCATCAGGATCGCGCACGCGATGTTCTCTCGAAGTACCAGGACAAGGTCGACGAGGCGTACGTCCCCTTCAACCCGATCTGCGAGGAGTGTGGCAAGATCACCGAGACGGTGACGAGCGTGGATCTGGAGGGCGACACGCCAACCGTAGAGTACGAGTGTACCGACATGGACGCCGGCGACCAAACGATCGACGGCTGCGGCCACGAGGGTACTGCCACGCTGCGCGAGGGCAAACTTCCCTGGCGCTTCGAGTGGCCCGCCCAGTGGCAGGAACTCGGCGTCGACTTCGAGCCCTTCGGCAAGGACCACGCCGAAGGATCGTGGCCCAGCGGCCAGGACGTCGCGCGAAACGTCCTCGAGATCGAACCGCCCGTCCCGATGGTCTACGAGTGGTTCACTCTGGAGGGCGAGCCCTTCTCCTCCTCCGAGGGCAACGTCATCCTCGTTTCTGATGTCCTCGAACTGCTCGAGCCCGAAGTCCTGCGCTACTTCTTCGCGAAGGACCCCACGAAGGCCCGGGACTTCAGCATCGAACGGCTCGACCAGCTGGTCGACGAGTTCGACCGCCTCGAGGCGATTTACTTCGACGAGATCGAGGCCGACGAGGACGAACGGGCGTTCGCCGAGCGCGTCTATCCGCTGCTGGTCGACGAGCCGCGAGAGGAGCGAATCCGCCTCCCCTACACCTTTGCCGCGGTGCTCGGGATGTTCGACGATCCCGACCTGCGCGAGGAGGTCGCCCGCAAGGAGGGCCACATCCCCGACGACGCGCCCGAGTGGGCCGTCGAAGGCGCGCTCGCGCGAGTCGAACGCGCGCGCAACTGGGCGCGACGCACCGGCAACGAGTTCGACTACGAACTCAAGCGCTCCGAGATTCCGGACCACGACTTCGACGCCGACACCGAGGAGGCGCTCGAGGAACTGGCCGACTTCATCGAGGCGGGCCACGATCCCGAAGAGATTCAGGGCGAAATCTACGAGACGGCCAAGCGCCACGACGTCGACATCGGCGACTTCTTCGGCGCCGGCTACCGCCTGTTCTTCGACGAGGACCAGGGGCCGAAGCTCGGACCGTTCCTCGCGAAGCTCGATCGGGAGTTCGTCGTTGCGCGGCTCCGACGCGAGCGGTAA
- the thiL gene encoding thiamine-phosphate kinase — translation MDERAALALLEGELAAAGDDAAAVDGLVVTTDMLHERTDFPDGTTRYTAGWRAVGASLSDVAAMGADATAAVAAYAVPEFDRDELLAFVRGAREVCELVGAEYVGGDLDEHEEFTVATTAIGRTDDPVRRSGAEPGDLVCVTGTLGRSAAGLELFRRADREDDASLRERANDLFRFEPRVRAGRAFAPHATAMMDSSDGLARSLHQLAGASNCGFAIESDAVPIADAVRDVADGEREALEYATTFGEDFELVATVPEDALEAVRSESNVAISVIGAVVDSDDGITLDGEPLADRGYTHGE, via the coding sequence ATGGACGAACGCGCCGCACTGGCGCTGCTGGAGGGGGAACTTGCGGCCGCGGGCGACGACGCGGCGGCCGTCGACGGACTGGTCGTGACGACCGACATGCTCCACGAGCGGACGGACTTTCCCGACGGAACCACGCGGTACACGGCCGGCTGGCGGGCCGTCGGCGCCTCGCTGTCGGACGTCGCGGCGATGGGCGCCGACGCGACGGCCGCCGTCGCCGCCTACGCCGTCCCCGAGTTCGACCGCGACGAACTGCTCGCGTTCGTGCGGGGCGCGCGGGAGGTCTGCGAACTGGTCGGCGCCGAGTACGTCGGCGGCGACCTCGACGAGCACGAGGAGTTTACGGTCGCGACGACCGCGATCGGGCGGACGGACGACCCCGTCCGCCGCAGCGGCGCCGAACCCGGCGATCTCGTCTGCGTGACCGGCACGCTCGGACGCAGCGCCGCCGGCCTCGAGCTGTTCCGCCGCGCCGACCGCGAGGACGACGCGTCCTTGCGCGAACGCGCGAACGATCTGTTTCGATTCGAGCCCCGCGTTCGGGCCGGCCGCGCGTTCGCACCGCACGCGACGGCGATGATGGACTCGAGCGACGGGCTCGCCCGCTCGCTGCACCAGCTGGCGGGGGCCAGCAACTGCGGCTTCGCGATCGAATCGGACGCCGTTCCGATCGCCGACGCGGTTCGAGACGTCGCGGACGGCGAGCGCGAGGCGCTCGAGTACGCGACGACCTTCGGCGAGGACTTCGAACTCGTCGCGACGGTACCCGAGGACGCGCTCGAGGCCGTCCGGTCGGAGTCGAACGTTGCCATATCGGTGATCGGCGCCGTCGTCGACTCTGACGACGGGATCACCCTCGACGGAGAACCGCTCGCGGATCGCGGCTATACGCACGGCGAATAG
- the hisS gene encoding histidine--tRNA ligase — translation MYDGIKGFRDFYPGEMAARRETIDTLEDTARRYGFREIGTPALERAEMWTDKSGDDIVDELYSFEDQGGRHVTLTPELTPTVARMVVAKQQELSKPIKWFSTRPFWRYEQVQQGRQREFYQTNVDIFGSSEPEADAEILAWAANALTNLGLTGDHFEFRVSHRDILGGVLESYDADVDTEAAIRAVDKSDKISQAEYHDLLVEAGLDYDQAEEFADLIAGGDLEEVKSFADTERVTAAVDNLQNVLEAAEDFGARDYCSISLETARGLDYYTGVVFECFDSTGEVSRSIFGGGRYDDLIESFGGQPTPAVGVAVGTATLPLLMQRAGVWPEEEVTTDYYVLQIGDTRSEAARITRELRERGHVVETDVAGRSFGAQLNYADSINAETVVIVGEQDLENDEVTIKDMESGDQTQVPVDEFPGDLERPTYDDVA, via the coding sequence ATGTACGACGGAATCAAGGGCTTTCGCGATTTCTACCCCGGCGAGATGGCCGCCAGGCGGGAGACCATCGACACGCTGGAGGATACCGCCCGGCGGTACGGCTTCCGGGAGATCGGGACGCCCGCCTTAGAGCGCGCCGAGATGTGGACCGACAAGAGCGGCGACGACATCGTCGACGAACTGTACTCCTTCGAGGACCAGGGCGGTCGCCACGTGACGCTGACGCCCGAACTCACGCCGACGGTCGCCCGGATGGTCGTCGCCAAGCAACAGGAGCTCTCGAAGCCGATCAAGTGGTTCTCGACGCGCCCGTTCTGGCGCTACGAGCAGGTCCAGCAGGGCCGCCAGCGCGAGTTCTACCAGACCAACGTCGACATCTTCGGCTCCTCGGAGCCCGAGGCCGACGCCGAGATCCTCGCGTGGGCTGCTAACGCCCTGACGAACCTCGGACTCACCGGCGACCACTTCGAGTTCCGCGTCTCCCACCGCGACATCCTCGGGGGCGTCCTCGAGAGCTACGACGCCGACGTCGACACCGAGGCGGCGATCCGCGCGGTCGACAAGTCCGACAAGATTTCGCAGGCCGAGTACCACGATCTCCTCGTCGAGGCCGGCCTCGATTACGACCAGGCCGAGGAGTTCGCCGATCTCATCGCTGGCGGCGACTTAGAGGAAGTCAAGAGCTTCGCCGACACCGAGCGCGTGACGGCGGCCGTCGACAACCTCCAGAACGTCCTCGAGGCGGCCGAAGACTTCGGCGCGCGCGACTACTGTTCGATCTCGCTCGAGACGGCCCGCGGGCTTGACTACTACACGGGCGTCGTCTTCGAGTGCTTCGACTCCACCGGCGAGGTCTCGCGCTCGATCTTCGGCGGCGGCCGCTACGACGACCTGATCGAGAGCTTCGGCGGCCAGCCGACGCCCGCGGTCGGCGTCGCGGTGGGCACCGCGACGCTGCCGCTGTTGATGCAGCGGGCGGGCGTCTGGCCCGAGGAGGAGGTGACGACCGACTACTACGTCCTCCAGATCGGCGACACTCGATCGGAAGCGGCGCGGATCACCCGGGAGCTCCGCGAGCGCGGCCACGTCGTCGAGACCGACGTCGCCGGGCGCTCGTTCGGCGCGCAGCTGAACTACGCCGACTCGATCAACGCCGAGACGGTCGTCATCGTCGGAGAGCAGGACCTCGAGAACGACGAGGTAACCATCAAGGACATGGAATCCGGAGACCAGACGCAGGTCCCGGTCGACGAGTTCCCCGGCGATCTCGAGCGGCCGACGTACGACGACGTCGCCTGA
- a CDS encoding DoxX family protein, protein MATNEATVKWLGRRQEFEYADGVAGYTMVLIRLVVGYWFLHAGWGKFAFVAGEPFDAAGYLANAETPIMPLFEFVVGTPWLLEFTNVMIPLGEFLIGLGLILGALVRLAAFFGGVLMVLFYLGNADWANGYVNGDLLGLLMFVLVGVFAAGRILGVDAYLEDTEFVKRRPWLRYLLG, encoded by the coding sequence ATGGCAACTAACGAAGCCACCGTCAAGTGGCTCGGCAGGCGGCAGGAGTTCGAGTACGCCGACGGCGTCGCGGGGTACACGATGGTACTGATCCGGCTCGTGGTCGGCTACTGGTTCCTCCACGCCGGGTGGGGGAAGTTCGCGTTCGTCGCGGGCGAGCCGTTTGACGCGGCCGGCTACCTCGCGAACGCCGAGACGCCGATCATGCCGCTGTTCGAGTTCGTCGTCGGCACGCCGTGGCTGCTCGAGTTCACCAACGTGATGATCCCCCTCGGCGAGTTCCTCATCGGCCTGGGGCTCATCCTGGGAGCGCTCGTGCGCCTGGCCGCCTTCTTCGGCGGCGTCCTGATGGTGTTGTTCTATCTGGGCAACGCCGACTGGGCGAACGGCTACGTCAACGGGGACCTGCTCGGGCTCCTGATGTTCGTGCTCGTCGGCGTCTTCGCCGCGGGCCGCATCCTCGGCGTGGACGCCTACCTCGAGGACACGGAGTTCGTGAAACGGCGGCCGTGGCTGCGCTACCTCCTCGGCTGA
- a CDS encoding 30S ribosomal protein S19e, with translation MATMYDVPADALIEALAEDLEERLDEPDWAQFAKTGVDRELPPEQEDFWATRAASLLRKVADRGPVGVERLATEYGGGKPGSNRYRVAPDKRSDGSRNLIRTILQQLEEEDLVETAEGEGRRVTPEGQSLLDDTAGTVLEDLDRPELERYA, from the coding sequence ATGGCTACGATGTACGACGTTCCGGCGGACGCCCTCATCGAGGCGCTCGCCGAGGACCTCGAGGAACGGCTCGACGAACCCGACTGGGCGCAGTTCGCGAAGACCGGCGTCGACCGCGAACTGCCCCCCGAACAGGAGGACTTCTGGGCGACCCGCGCGGCCAGCCTCCTGCGCAAGGTCGCCGACCGCGGTCCGGTCGGCGTCGAACGACTCGCGACCGAGTACGGCGGCGGCAAGCCCGGCTCGAACCGCTACCGCGTCGCGCCGGACAAGCGCAGCGACGGCTCGCGCAACCTGATCCGAACGATCCTCCAGCAACTCGAGGAGGAAGACCTCGTCGAGACGGCCGAAGGCGAAGGTCGCCGCGTCACGCCCGAGGGCCAGAGCCTGCTGGACGACACCGCCGGCACCGTTCTCGAGGACCTCGACCGACCGGAACTCGAGCGCTACGCGTAA
- a CDS encoding DUF7123 family protein has product MSMSTTAQPSTESKERRLKRYLRERAEDGELYFKGKFIADDVGMSPKEIGALMVKLSESATDLEVEKWSYTSATTWRVETA; this is encoded by the coding sequence ATGTCGATGAGCACGACAGCCCAACCCTCCACGGAAAGCAAAGAACGCCGCCTCAAACGCTACCTGCGCGAACGCGCAGAAGACGGAGAGCTGTACTTCAAAGGCAAGTTCATCGCAGACGACGTCGGTATGTCCCCGAAAGAGATCGGCGCGCTGATGGTCAAGCTCTCGGAATCGGCCACCGACCTCGAGGTCGAGAAGTGGTCGTACACGAGCGCGACGACCTGGCGCGTCGAGACGGCGTAA
- the pyrH gene encoding UMP kinase, translating to MKVVVSIGGSVLVPEPGADRVSEHAAVIEDLVADGCRVGAVVGGGGVAREYISAARDLGANEIELDQLGIDVTRLNARLLIAALGSESVAAPAKDYEEASEALRRDDVCIMGGVAPAQTTDAVGAALAEYIDADLLVYATSVPGVYSADPNEDDDATKYDSLSATELVDVIAGLEMNAGSSAPVDLLAAKIIQRSGMRTIVLDGTDPDRIARAVRHGEHDGTDVVPEGAGEEPTYWASDEDEREQEQER from the coding sequence ATGAAAGTGGTCGTCTCTATCGGCGGTAGCGTGCTGGTTCCCGAGCCCGGTGCGGATCGGGTGTCCGAGCACGCGGCCGTCATCGAGGACCTCGTCGCGGACGGTTGTCGCGTCGGTGCCGTCGTCGGGGGCGGCGGCGTCGCGCGCGAGTACATCAGCGCCGCTCGCGATCTGGGGGCGAACGAGATCGAACTCGATCAGCTGGGAATCGACGTCACGCGGCTCAACGCCAGACTCCTCATCGCCGCGCTGGGCTCGGAGTCGGTGGCGGCGCCGGCAAAGGACTACGAGGAGGCCAGCGAGGCGCTGCGCCGCGACGACGTCTGCATCATGGGCGGCGTCGCGCCGGCCCAGACGACCGACGCCGTCGGCGCCGCGCTCGCGGAGTACATCGACGCCGACCTGCTCGTCTACGCGACCAGCGTCCCCGGCGTCTACAGCGCCGACCCGAACGAGGACGACGACGCGACGAAGTACGACTCGCTCTCCGCAACCGAGCTCGTGGACGTCATCGCCGGCCTCGAGATGAACGCCGGTTCGTCGGCCCCGGTCGACCTGCTGGCGGCGAAGATCATCCAGCGCTCGGGGATGCGCACGATCGTCCTCGACGGCACCGATCCGGATCGCATCGCGCGCGCCGTCCGTCACGGCGAACACGACGGGACCGACGTCGTGCCCGAGGGCGCCGGCGAGGAACCGACCTACTGGGCGAGCGACGAAGACGAGCGAGAGCAAGAGCAAGAGCGATAA
- a CDS encoding CapA family protein: protein MVDGDRDRERTVRIGFTGDVMLGRLVDDRQQHRSVDAVWGTVRERLQALDALVINLECVLSTRGRKWRRTRRPFHFRADPTRAVPALEAAGVDVCALANNHVLDYEEAALRDTLEHLDEAGIDRAGAGETIDEALEPAVRRVGGEEAALDVAVVSLTDNTPEYAADETAPGTARIEIDVDDAASIERTREGLERARATDPDLLVASLHWGPNMVEEPPPAFQEFGRWLIEQGVDIVHGHSAHVFQGIEVHDGCPILYDTGDFVDDYAVDDDLRNDRSFLFELAATSGGKPTELRLHPTEIDNCAVHEASPDAAARSRERMRELSEPFGTEFGRDGEALVLSLES, encoded by the coding sequence ATGGTCGACGGGGATCGCGACCGCGAACGCACCGTCCGCATCGGGTTCACCGGCGACGTGATGCTCGGCCGCCTCGTCGACGATCGCCAGCAACATCGCTCGGTCGACGCGGTGTGGGGAACCGTCCGCGAGCGGCTGCAAGCGCTCGACGCGCTCGTAATCAACCTCGAGTGCGTCCTCTCGACCCGCGGCCGGAAGTGGCGCCGTACGCGCCGGCCGTTTCACTTCCGCGCCGATCCGACCCGGGCGGTGCCCGCCCTCGAGGCGGCCGGCGTCGACGTCTGTGCGCTCGCGAACAACCACGTCCTCGACTACGAGGAAGCCGCCCTGCGGGACACTCTGGAGCACCTCGACGAGGCCGGAATCGACCGCGCGGGCGCGGGAGAAACGATCGACGAAGCACTCGAGCCGGCGGTTCGGCGCGTCGGTGGCGAGGAGGCAGCGCTCGACGTCGCCGTCGTTTCGCTGACGGACAACACGCCGGAGTACGCGGCCGACGAGACCGCCCCCGGAACCGCGCGGATCGAAATCGACGTCGACGACGCGGCGAGCATCGAGCGCACCCGGGAGGGCCTCGAGCGCGCGCGAGCGACCGATCCGGACCTGCTCGTCGCGTCCCTGCACTGGGGCCCGAACATGGTTGAGGAGCCGCCGCCGGCGTTTCAGGAGTTCGGCCGTTGGCTGATCGAGCAAGGTGTCGATATCGTCCACGGGCACAGCGCGCACGTCTTTCAGGGGATCGAGGTCCACGACGGCTGCCCGATCCTGTACGATACCGGCGACTTCGTCGACGACTACGCGGTCGACGACGACCTGCGAAACGACCGGAGCTTCCTGTTCGAGCTGGCGGCGACATCTGGAGGAAAGCCGACGGAACTGCGCCTCCACCCGACGGAGATCGACAACTGTGCCGTCCACGAGGCGAGCCCCGACGCGGCCGCGCGGTCTCGAGAGCGAATGCGGGAGCTGTCCGAGCCGTTCGGTACCGAGTTCGGCCGCGACGGCGAGGCGCTGGTCCTGTCGCTCGAGTCGTAG
- a CDS encoding site-2 protease family protein produces MDDGDASGLKPTEATGPIEDGPPRERIESVFAIYETRVEDEQLIYYGDPLKPPEQLVRELWPMFRDSGYDLELTTRRGEYVLVAEPTDIGIDGIPWTNLVLLGLTVLSTLFAGSMWYHIDPIANPGNIWKAWPFTVSILGVLGIHEMGHYVMSRYHNVDASLPYFIPIPTLIGTMGAVIKMKGRIPNRKALFDIGVAGPLAGLVATVIVTVVGLHLPPVTAPPDIVQDPNAIQIQLGYPALLEWLAAVFDQPLYRDDPATAVNPVVIGGWVGMFITFLNLIPVGQLDGGHILRAMAGEMQESIAALVPGVLFGLAAYLYYILDYSGNSVAIWAFWGVFTAVLASVGPARPIRDESLGAGRFVLGLVTFGLGLLCFMAVPIAIIE; encoded by the coding sequence ATGGACGACGGCGACGCGTCCGGGTTGAAGCCGACCGAGGCGACCGGGCCGATCGAGGACGGCCCGCCGCGCGAACGGATCGAGTCGGTGTTCGCGATCTACGAGACGCGGGTCGAAGACGAGCAGCTGATTTACTACGGCGATCCGCTGAAACCGCCCGAACAGCTCGTGCGGGAGCTCTGGCCGATGTTTCGGGATTCGGGCTACGACCTCGAGTTGACGACGCGCCGCGGCGAGTACGTGCTCGTCGCCGAACCGACGGATATCGGCATCGACGGCATTCCATGGACGAACCTCGTGTTGCTCGGTCTGACGGTCCTCTCGACGCTGTTCGCCGGATCGATGTGGTACCACATCGATCCGATCGCCAATCCGGGCAACATCTGGAAAGCGTGGCCGTTCACGGTCTCGATCCTCGGCGTCCTGGGAATCCACGAGATGGGCCACTACGTGATGAGCCGCTACCACAACGTCGACGCCTCCTTACCCTACTTCATCCCGATCCCGACGCTCATCGGGACGATGGGCGCGGTCATCAAAATGAAAGGCCGGATTCCGAACCGGAAGGCGCTGTTCGACATCGGCGTCGCCGGACCGCTCGCCGGGCTCGTCGCGACGGTGATCGTCACCGTGGTCGGCCTCCACTTACCGCCCGTGACCGCACCGCCGGACATCGTTCAGGACCCCAACGCCATCCAGATCCAACTGGGCTATCCGGCGCTGCTCGAGTGGCTCGCCGCGGTCTTCGACCAGCCGCTGTACCGGGACGATCCGGCGACGGCGGTGAACCCGGTGGTCATCGGCGGCTGGGTCGGGATGTTCATCACGTTCCTCAACCTGATCCCGGTCGGGCAACTCGACGGCGGTCACATCCTCCGGGCGATGGCCGGCGAGATGCAGGAATCGATCGCAGCGCTCGTGCCGGGCGTCCTCTTCGGCCTCGCGGCCTATCTCTACTACATCCTCGACTACAGCGGCAACTCGGTCGCGATCTGGGCGTTCTGGGGCGTCTTTACCGCGGTGCTGGCGTCGGTCGGGCCGGCTCGGCCCATCCGCGACGAGTCCCTCGGGGCCGGACGGTTCGTCCTCGGACTGGTCACGTTCGGCCTCGGACTGCTGTGTTTCATGGCGGTCCCGATCGCCATCATTGAATAA